From one Thunnus maccoyii chromosome 6, fThuMac1.1, whole genome shotgun sequence genomic stretch:
- the cep295 gene encoding centrosomal protein of 295 kDa — MKRKVAKLRLSPNEEAQLIREEHERRRKLRIQQVREQQRYIALQIRRDVEQRRKREMEQLEEELRKDWERQQREKLHTLQRLYQESLQLIGQGHRSAKENEPDMAAIAQREAENHSKAEQRYREALKEVKSQRLKDHERQNRSINARRKALQAEKERSAKVASLPPPPANPIQNIDSRKPHVVKKSDVSAFAATHYHMPETTVDREEDTKQPNAHEGAEVEVRRLQDLQRDEERKREEQLEKARLRGKQALRREQLVQDRERLLVELEHMQQTDLLRRRQQVSQMPPQIFQPLYKRQEMRDDFQREMEFAFEDMYTGERRVKGDLVVQLVPEPLPALSTGSQDQELDVTLDEIATPEAENTQQGAEQEAGSTEQEMSAQAEPSRPAPRRALRKLLDRIRNQRNQWTNHGGRVPAADSLTIITDQIPERDTTIDTGSLTSEERDKATPVELPEPTRSPPPLETTELSAAADVLLPDVLANRIQEFEEERKKREVELERQKQQQIVLLQELEEQKAKLEQMLLEAQQEREDLKAAVTQEVPVNQPEVPVHDQEVTHDVELLPPASEDDHTRRVREYQQRLLEQNRIHQRSVEVARQRLEEYQRALRIRYNMTATSLQHAVVPPGLIHPPLHNTHRVHLPTPLQLTTTPAVPSHIPAKLQTPVEVPTRESDLMAAPHQYLPGSSFSVDSRLLSDEEEFISNISRTQIQDVTARLTGSIMERVTEHLPERLRPSSVTSEPLPYKMFTTHHSTTSTHLQPASDPIQAASLSVSDDAPLSSGQTRVNTGTLLHGALQTGSLREDDVESQRRELREIQRQVLEQREAVALQQRQQERERQRQEEQWQRQEVEMEQMRRQREALEALISADAQPTPEVASEVLASEDIGQTRIKLLASLLRAIEESNGGTLSHLENHEERDGSPQQQPSSRDETDPITQSSVPAPTSVLPSGLLLPPPRAAKPPVTHVRLGIMEVTEQHELSAIQEVETPVNISQVTGPEDGVKALTHAADWVLQEESESSVASDRTLQTPSVSSSEHQAAERPTGSGTSSRRSSHLIWRERLLTGAGTSPESSESDSFRRIISPISSDSGRGADYSGPGITSYRSFTESAHRPPDSDCLSSTTISTGSYITTDPEQNLNTDESPHHRRCVEEGGEAHLLDVSSPSGQSSCIKDSSAAGRPALTVESVFNDSSIQRIIDRYTRELNISLSTAGKTADSEGSFVEEPSSSVSQQSLLQVSERRREDERSTGHQSLPSDAAGAERSGPEWDNTVNPILEHFSGEDPSLAEDSFRPLIGRPADQSSCLAADPRESTMEQLISQPSAHSSMIGQFPGPPASASADQGGWDSTLSRMIGRLSHPSSSHWLSGGQDFYAGELIAQMEAEQSTTWLDEGAEESRMRPLVGELDETTGQQSGSSGERTCVDLGVSTDASVPSYPTLPPDASSHSASVPDVTPHPQYQTQQNQTSPMELGPESTEVFQGSDSFHSLLAEVTHNETVDPSMIFHQPQHDAPSSPERQPPSGEHSVSTHSEDFETRTNPSVESEPSPECLRTEEPHRTTSTALHESFSQLVTSQCHPHESVLVMSPTAQDVELTAQSLSNLTVCDSTPTLNMPQPEGGEADRNCLSERHEDSVLFGDLHARELKSEQSSNLKNDVPLSDKILEAASKKGILEQSEITLLSMTDTTLDKDTTVSEDEGTWEDKHVEESREEEQTGRETEEPETTLTEETPAALKEDKDQTHPAMLLEFQWGPSRDQQEVHQKKRSALLQRSSRRVEEIKAKGALLKTQREIQAPAETGEQSKAKESPPVTCKAKTKSEPQDLKKNLETNTKSKGGKAEQAGDETVEKSGFIKQKKPQLHPPVSDSRLKNVDEVKICTPEQRRRDVSEMHKRTQRLYEQLEEVKHQKEVRSRQEAYAKNRLKAKEFHQKTLQKLRAKQTR; from the exons atgaagagaaaagtgGCCAAATTAAGACTGAGCCCAAACGAAGAGGCTCAGCTGATACGAGAAGAAcatgaaaggaggagaaaacTGCGAATACAGCAG GTGCGGGAGCAGCAGCGGTACATCGCGCTGCAGATCCGCCGAGATGTTGAGCAGAGACGAAAGCGTGAAATGGAGCAGCTGGAAGAGGAGCTGAGGAAGGACTGGGAGCGACAGCAGAGGGAGAAACTCCACACACTGCAGAGGTTATATCAGGAGAGCCTCCAGCTTATTGGCCAGGGACACAGaagtgcaaaagaaaat GAACCGGACATGGCAGCCATAGCTCAGAGGGAGGCGGAAAATCACTCCAAAGCAGAACAGCGCTATAGAGAAGCCCTGAAGGAGGTCAAATCACAGAGGCTTAAAGACCATGAAAGGCAAAACCG atCCATCAATGCCAGGAGAAAGGCTTTGCAGGCAGAAAAGGAAAGATCAGCAAAGGTTGCGAGCCTCCCACCACCTCCTGCAAACCCCATTCAG AACATCGACTCCAGGAAGCCACATGTAGTAAAGAAATCTGATGTGAGCGCCTTTGCTGCCACGCATTACCACATGCCTGAGACCACAgtggacagagaggaagacacaAAGCAG CCTAATGCCCACGAGGGAGCTGAGGTGGAGGTGAGGAGACTGCAAGACTTACagagggatgaagagaggaagagagaggagcagcTCGAGAAGGCTCGTCTCAGGGGGAAACAAGCTCTGAGGAGGGAGCAGCTCGTGCAG GATCGCGAGCGCTTGCTTGTTGAACTGGAGCACATGCAGCAGACAGACCTGCTGAGGAGGAGACAGCAGGTGTCACAGATGCCTCCTCAGATCTTCCAGCCTCTCTACAAGAGACAGGAGATGAGGGACGACTTCCAGAGGGAGATGGAGTTTGCCTTTGAAGACATGTATACTGGAGAGAGGA GGGTTAAAGGTGACCTAGTTGTCCAGCTGGTACCTGAGCCTCTGCCAGCTCTGTCAACAGGCAGCCAGGACCAAGAGCTGGACGTCACACTGGACGAAATCGCCACACCggaagcagaaaacacacaacagggCGCTGAGCAAGAAGCAGGAAGCACTGAGCAGGAAATGTCTGCTCAAG CGGAGCCCTCCAGACCTGCTCCCAGACGGGCATTGAGGAAGCTCCTGGATCGTATCAGGAACCAGAGGAACCAGTGGACTAACCACGGCGGCCGCGTCCCCGCAGCCGATTCACTGACCATCATCACAGATCAGATCCCAGAGCGGGACACGACCATCGACACAGGCTCTCTGACCAGCGAGGAGAGAGACAAAGCTACCCCCGTCGAGCTCCCTGAGCCCACCCGCTCACCACCAC CTTTGGAGACAACGGAgctgtcagctgcagcagatgttCTACTTCCTGATGTTCTCGCCAACAGAATCCAAGAATTTGAAGAAGAACGAAAGAAAAGG GAAGTGGAGCTCGAGaggcagaagcagcagcagatagtCTTGCTCCAGGAGCTCGAGGAACAAAAGGCCAAACTGGAGCAGATGCTGCTCGAGGCCCAGCAGGAGAGAGAAGACCTGAAGGCTGCTGTGACCCAGGAAGTGCCTGTTAACCAACCAGAAGTACCTGTCCATGACCAGGAAGTCACCCACGATGTAGAG CTGTTGCCTCCTGCTAGTGAAGACGACCATACCAGAAGGGTCAGAGAATACCAACAGCGGCTGCTGGAACAAAACAG aattcACCAGAGGTCTGTGGAAGTGGCTCGGCAGCGTCTGGAGGAATACCAGCGAGCTCTACGAATACGTTACAACATGACCGCCACATCGTTGCAGCACGCTGTCGTGCCTCCAGGCCTCATTCACCCACCTCTACACAACACTCATCGTGTACATCTTCCAACTCCTCTGCAACTCACTACAACTCCTGCAGTGCCTTCACACATTCCAGCTAAGCTGCAAACCCCTGTGGAAGTTCCCACAAGAGAGTCAGACTTAATGGCTGCACCTCATCAGTATCTCCCTGGCTCTAGTTTCAGTGTTGACTCCAGGTTGTTGTCCGATGAAGAGGAATTTATTTCCAACATTTCCAGGACCCAGATACAAGACGTCACCGCCCGGCTGACTGGCAGCATAATGGAGAGAGTAACGGAGCACCTTCCAGAGAGATTGAGACCTTCCTCTGTCACCTCGGAGCCACTGCCTTACAAAATGTTCACAACACATCACTCAACCACCAGCACCCACCTCCAGCCAGCCTCTGATCCCATCCAAGCTGCTAGCCTGAGCGTTTCAGATGATGCCCCTCTGAGTTCAGGCCAAACAAGAGTGAACACTGGGACTTTACTGCATGGCGCCCTGCAGACTGGGTCCCTGAGAGAGGACGACGTGGAGAGTCAGAGACGAGAGCTTCGGGAGATCCAGAGACAGGTGCTGGAGCAGAGGGAGGCGGTGGCGCTGCAGCAGAGGCAACAAGAAAGGGAGCGGCAGAGACAGGAAGAGCAGTGGCAAAGACAGGAAGTGGAGATGGAGCAGATGAGGCGACAAAGGGAGGCGTTGGAGGCTCTGATAAGTGCTGATGCACAA CCGACTCCAGAGGTTGCCAGTGAAGTGTTGGCTTCAGAGGACATCGGTCAGACCCGCATCAAGTTACTTGCATCCCTGCTCAGAGCTATAGAGGAGTCTAACGGAGGAACTCTGTCACACCTTGAAAACCATGAGGAGAGAGATGGTTCCCCTCAACAACAGCCATCTAGCAGGGATGAGACAG ATCCCATCACCCAGAGCAGTGTTCCTGCCCCAACCTCAGTCCTCCCTTCAGgactcctcctccctcctcctcgaGCAGCAAAGCCCCCGGTGACCCACGTCAGGCTCGGCATCATGGAGGTGACTGAACAACATGAGCTCAGTGCTATTCAAGAGGTGGAGACCCCAGTCAACATCAGCCAAGTCACAG GCCCGGAAGATGGTGTGAAGGCGCTGACACACGCTGCAGACTGGGTTCTGCAGGAGGAATCTGAATCGTCTGTGGCCTCTGACAGGACTTTGCAGACACCCTCTGTGTCCAGCAGCGAGCACCAGGCTGCTGAAAGACCAACCGGCTCCGGGACAAGCTCAAGAAGATCCAGCCATCTCATCTGGAGAGAGAGGCTGCTGACGGGGGCAGGAACATCTCCAGAGTCCTCTGAGTCTG ATTCATTCCGGAGAATCATCTCACCGATTTCCTCTGACTCTGGGAGAGGAGCTGATTACTCAGGTCCTGGAATCACAAGCTACAGATCCTTCACAGAG TCTGCACATAGGCCTCCTGATTCTGACTGCctctcctccaccaccatctcCACTGGCAGCTACATCACCACCGATCCTGAACAAAACTTAAACACTG ATGAATCTCCGCACCACAGACGTTGTgtagaagaaggaggagaagcaCATTTACTCGACGTCTCCTCTCCATCCGGTCAAAGCTCCTGTATTAAAGACAGCTCAGCTGCAGGCCGTCCTGCTCTGACTGTAGAATCTGTGTTTAATGACAGCAGCATCCAGCGCATCATTGACAGATACACAAGGGAGCTAAACATCTCCCTCAGCACCGCTGGGAAAACCGCAG acagtGAAGGCTCGTTTGTGGAGGAGCCTAGCTCTTCAGTCTCCCAGCAGTCTTTGCTTCAAGTGTctgagaggagacgagaggatGAAAGATCTACAGGTCATCAGTCTCTTCCTTCAGATGCAGCAGGGGCAGAGAGGAGCGGCCCG GAATGGGATAATACAGTCAATCCGATCCTGGAGCACTTCTCAGGCGAGGATCCGTCACTGGCTGAGGACTCTTTCAGACCTCTGATTGGCCGGCCAGCAGATCAGTCGTCCTGCCTCGCTGCTGATCCGAGAGAGTCAACCATGGAGCAACTGATCAGTCAACCGTCGGCTCACTCATCCATGATCGGTCAGTTTCCAGGTCCGCCGGCTTCAGCGAGCGCGGATCAAGGTGGATGGGATTCCACTCTGAGTCGTATGATCGGTCGACTCTCCCATCCATCAAGCTCTCATTGGCTGAGCGGCGGGCAGGACTTTTATGCGGGTGAACTGATTGCTCAGATGGAGGCGGAGCAGTCGACCACCTGGTTGGACGAGGGTGCGGAGGAGAGCCGGATGAGACCGCTGGTTGGGGAGCTGGATGAGACTACGGGCCAGCAGAGTGGAAGTTCAG GTGAAAGAACCTGTGTGGATCTCGGTGTCTCGACCGATGCCAGCGTACCTTCATACCCAACGCTGCCTCCTGACGCCTCATCACACAGCGCTTCTGTTCCAGATGTGACTCCACATCCACAGTACCAGACACAGCAGAACCAGACCAGTCCAATGGAACTGGGCCCAGAGAGCACTGAAG tgtttcaaGGCTCTGACTCATTTCACTCGCTCCTGGCTGAGGTCACGCACAATGAAACGGTGGACCCTTCAATGATCTTTCACCAGCCACAACACGACGCGCCAAGCTCTCCTGAACGACAGCCACCGAGCGGGGAGCACAGCGTTTCCACTCACTCCGAAGACTTTGAAACTCGCACTAATCCTTCGGTTGAGTCTGAACCGTCACCTGAGTGCCTTAGAACAGAGGAGCCGCACAGGACAACATCCACCGCCTTACACGAATCCTTCTCCCAGCTCGTCACCTCCCAGTGCCACCCCCATGAATCTGTCCTCGTGATGTCTCCCACTGCTCAGGATGTGGAGCTAACGGCTCAGAGTCTGTCTAATTTAACAGTGTGTGATTCAACACCTACGCTCAACATGCCGCAGCcagagggaggagaggcagacagaaacTGCCTTTCTGAAAGGCACGAAGATTCAGTCCTGTTTGGTGACCTCCATGCACGAGAACTGAAGTCTGAGCAGAGTTCAAACCTGAAGAATGATGTTCCTCTCTCAGATAAGATATTG GAAGCTGCCAGTAAGAAGGGGATCCTGGAGCAGTCAGAGATAACACTACTGAGCATGACAGACACCACACTGGACAAAGACACAACCGTCTCTGAGGACGAGGGAACGTGGGAAGACAAACACGTAGAGGAGTcgagggaggaggagcagacGGGCCGAGAGACAGAG GAGCCAGAAACCACTTTAACAGAGGAGACTCCAGCTGCTTTAAAAGAGGACAAAGACCAAACACATCCAG CGATGCTCCTGGAGTTTCAGTGGGGTCCAAGCAGAGACCAGCAGGAGGTCCACCAGAAGAAGCGCAGCGCTCTTCTCCAGAGATCATCTCGCAGGGTGGAGGAAATCAAGGCCAAAGGGGCTCTTCTCAAGACTCAACGCGAGATCCAAGCTCCCGCTGAAACCGGAGAGCAGTCTAAAGCTAAGGAGTCTCCACCGGTCACCTGTAAGGCCAAGACGAAGTCAGAACCTCAAGACCTTAAGAAGAACCTTGAGACTAACACCAAGTCAAAGGGAGGAAAGGCTGAGCAGGCTGGAGATGAAACTGTTGAGAAATCCGGCTTCATCAAGCagaaaaagcctcaacttcaCCCTCCAG TGAGTGATTCTAGGCTGAAAAACGTGGATGAAGTGAAGATCTGCACACCTGAGCAAAGGAGACGGGATGTGTCTGAGATGCACAAGAGAACTCAGAG aCTGTATgagcagctggaggaggtgAAGCATCAGAAAGAGGTCCGCAGCAGACAGGAAGCTTACGCCAAAAACCGACTGAAGGCCAAAGAATTCCACCAG aaaACCTTACAGAAGCTTCGTGCCAAGCAGACTCGGTAG